In the Acidobacteriota bacterium genome, one interval contains:
- the thiC gene encoding phosphomethylpyrimidine synthase ThiC, translating into MDSRAPRTFDSPDRRGRITTGPLPGSRKVYVTGSRPSIRVPMREIELSPTRSGERVEPNGPLFVYDSSGPFTDPAADIDVRRGLPAIREEWIRERGDVEVLDGPSSDHARERARDPELDAVRFPRRRPILRAKPGRRVTQMHYARRGEITPEMEFVAIRENLRLAEQRERHPELMRRHRGEAFGASIPEEITPEFVRDEVARGRAIIPANINHPELEPMIIGRNFLVKINANIGNSAVASSIEDEVEKLVWAIRWGADTAMDLSTGANIHETREWIIRNSPVPIGTVPLYEALERVGGRPEDLTWEVFRDTLIEQAEQGVDYFTIHAGVLLRYIPLTARRRTGIVSRGGSIMAKWCLAHHEENFLYTHWDEICEIMAAYDVAFSIGDGLRPGSIEDANDEAQFAELRTQGELTRRAWEFDVQVMNEGPGHIPLHLIKENVDKQLEWCGEAPFYTLGPLTTDIAPGYDHITSAIGAAMIGWYGTAMLCYVTPKEHLGLPNREDVKQGVIAYKIAAHAADLAKGHPAAQLWDNAISKARYEFRWEDQFHLALDPETARAYHDETLPAEPAKLAHFCSMCGPKFCSMEITQQIRDFARRQGETDLDAARRLGMQEKSAEFRTRGGRV; encoded by the coding sequence ATGGACAGCCGCGCACCACGCACCTTCGACAGCCCAGACCGGCGCGGGCGCATCACGACCGGCCCCTTGCCGGGATCGCGCAAGGTCTACGTGACGGGGAGCCGGCCGTCGATCCGCGTGCCGATGAGGGAGATCGAGCTGTCGCCGACACGCTCGGGGGAGCGTGTCGAACCCAACGGACCGCTGTTCGTGTACGACTCCTCGGGCCCGTTCACCGATCCCGCCGCCGATATCGACGTTCGTCGCGGTCTGCCGGCGATCCGGGAAGAGTGGATCAGGGAGCGTGGCGACGTGGAGGTGCTCGACGGGCCATCCTCCGATCACGCCCGCGAGCGGGCGCGCGATCCGGAGCTGGATGCGGTGCGGTTCCCGCGCCGCCGGCCCATCCTACGCGCGAAGCCCGGCCGGCGCGTGACCCAGATGCACTACGCGCGGCGCGGCGAGATCACGCCGGAGATGGAATTCGTCGCGATCCGGGAGAACCTCCGCCTCGCCGAGCAGCGCGAGCGCCATCCCGAGCTGATGCGACGGCACCGCGGAGAAGCGTTCGGCGCCTCGATCCCGGAAGAGATCACCCCGGAATTCGTCAGGGACGAGGTCGCCCGCGGGCGCGCCATCATCCCCGCGAACATCAACCATCCCGAGCTCGAGCCGATGATCATCGGGCGGAACTTCCTCGTGAAGATCAACGCCAACATCGGGAACTCCGCGGTCGCCAGCTCGATCGAGGACGAGGTCGAGAAGCTGGTGTGGGCAATCCGCTGGGGCGCCGACACGGCTATGGACCTGTCGACGGGCGCCAACATCCACGAAACGCGGGAGTGGATCATCAGGAACTCGCCGGTCCCGATCGGCACGGTTCCGCTGTACGAAGCACTCGAACGCGTCGGCGGCCGCCCGGAGGACCTCACCTGGGAGGTCTTCCGGGACACCCTGATCGAGCAGGCGGAGCAGGGGGTCGACTATTTCACCATCCACGCCGGGGTGCTCTTGCGCTACATCCCGCTCACGGCAAGGCGCCGAACGGGGATCGTCAGCCGGGGCGGCTCGATCATGGCCAAGTGGTGCCTCGCCCACCACGAAGAGAACTTCCTCTACACGCACTGGGACGAGATCTGCGAGATCATGGCCGCCTACGACGTCGCCTTCTCCATCGGCGACGGCCTGCGGCCGGGGTCGATCGAGGATGCGAACGACGAGGCTCAGTTCGCCGAGCTCCGCACGCAGGGGGAGCTCACGCGGCGCGCCTGGGAATTCGATGTCCAGGTCATGAACGAGGGGCCCGGCCACATTCCGCTCCACCTGATCAAGGAGAATGTCGACAAGCAGCTCGAGTGGTGCGGGGAGGCTCCTTTCTACACTCTGGGACCGCTCACGACCGACATCGCTCCGGGATATGACCACATCACGTCGGCGATCGGCGCGGCGATGATCGGCTGGTACGGCACCGCCATGCTTTGCTACGTCACCCCGAAGGAACATCTCGGCCTCCCGAATCGAGAGGACGTGAAGCAGGGCGTGATCGCATACAAGATCGCCGCTCACGCCGCCGATCTCGCCAAGGGCCACCCGGCCGCCCAGCTCTGGGACAACGCGATCTCGAAAGCCCGCTACGAGTTCCGCTGGGAAGACCAGTTCCACCTCGCTCTCGATCCGGAGACAGCCCGCGCGTATCACGACGAGACGCTGCCGGCCGAGCCCGCCAAGCTCGCCCACTTCTGCTCCATGTGCGGTCCCAAGTTCTGCTCGATGGAGATCACGCAGCAAATCAGGGACTTCGCGCGCCGGCAGGGGGAAACCGACCTCGACGCGGCGCGCCGCCTGGGAATGCAGGAGAAGAGTGCCGAGTTCCGCACGCGCGGCGGCAGGGTCTGA
- a CDS encoding DUF4070 domain-containing protein, which translates to MKVLLVSPAFPETYWSQKHALPFVRRRALLPPLGLITVAALMPQEWEFELVDLAVEPLEDERIRSADLVAIGGMLVQRNSIHDVLARCRRLGIPTVVGGPYAMAMPEQLDDADHLVLGEGEDLVPRFASDFAAGRAARIYKEEGKPDLSKSPTPRFDLLDVGAYHQMAVQFSRGCPFHCEFCDIIVMYGRKPRVKTPEQILKELDAIKATGFSGDVFFVDDNFIGNKRAAKQVLPRIAEWLETTRAPLSFFTEASMNLAEDPELMQMMTRAGFHAVFVGIESPSPESLKETTKVQNIKGDIVERIHRILRHGLDVWGGYILGFDSDGPGIFERMIRFVQESAVPYSMVGILGALPNTPLYERLKKEGRLRELTREMVGDQFGLTNVVTKIPARQLLEGYRKVMEVIYDPVTYFERCKRNLERWNPPGTGRGLALRELWAGVRSIVTQGFSAPYRKAYWRFLGWVLKHHPKKIGRAVAQAVVGHHYITYTREVVLPALQREIEKLDAGDGGRRLAAGET; encoded by the coding sequence ATGAAGGTCCTGCTCGTCAGTCCGGCGTTCCCGGAGACGTACTGGAGCCAGAAGCACGCGCTGCCGTTCGTGCGCCGCCGGGCCCTGCTCCCGCCCCTCGGGCTGATCACCGTGGCGGCGCTCATGCCGCAGGAGTGGGAGTTCGAGCTTGTCGACCTCGCCGTCGAGCCGCTCGAGGACGAGAGGATCCGATCGGCCGATCTCGTGGCGATCGGCGGGATGCTGGTCCAGCGGAACTCGATCCACGATGTGCTCGCCCGCTGCCGGCGCCTCGGGATCCCGACCGTCGTGGGCGGCCCCTATGCGATGGCGATGCCGGAACAGCTCGACGACGCCGATCATCTGGTGCTCGGGGAGGGAGAGGACCTCGTGCCGCGATTCGCCTCGGACTTTGCGGCCGGCCGCGCGGCGCGGATCTACAAGGAAGAGGGCAAGCCCGACCTCTCGAAGTCGCCGACCCCTCGCTTCGATCTCCTGGACGTGGGCGCATATCACCAGATGGCGGTTCAGTTTTCGCGCGGTTGCCCGTTCCATTGCGAATTCTGCGACATCATCGTCATGTACGGTCGCAAGCCGCGTGTCAAGACACCCGAGCAGATTCTCAAAGAGCTGGATGCGATCAAGGCCACGGGCTTCTCGGGTGACGTGTTTTTCGTGGACGACAATTTCATCGGTAACAAGCGCGCGGCGAAACAAGTGCTTCCTCGGATCGCCGAATGGCTGGAGACGACCCGCGCCCCGCTGAGTTTCTTCACCGAAGCGTCGATGAACCTGGCGGAGGATCCGGAGCTGATGCAGATGATGACGCGGGCCGGATTCCACGCCGTCTTCGTCGGGATCGAGAGTCCGTCGCCGGAGTCGCTCAAGGAGACGACGAAGGTCCAGAACATCAAGGGCGACATCGTCGAGCGGATCCACCGGATCCTGCGGCACGGACTGGACGTGTGGGGCGGGTACATTCTCGGCTTCGACTCCGACGGCCCAGGGATTTTCGAAAGGATGATCCGGTTCGTCCAGGAGTCAGCCGTGCCGTACTCGATGGTGGGAATTCTCGGCGCGCTGCCGAACACGCCCCTCTACGAGCGCCTCAAGAAGGAAGGGCGACTACGCGAGCTGACGAGGGAGATGGTGGGCGACCAGTTCGGATTGACGAACGTCGTCACCAAGATCCCCGCCCGGCAGTTGCTCGAAGGCTACCGGAAGGTGATGGAGGTCATCTACGACCCCGTGACCTACTTCGAACGGTGTAAGCGGAACCTGGAGCGCTGGAACCCGCCCGGCACGGGACGCGGGCTGGCTCTCCGGGAACTGTGGGCGGGCGTGCGCTCGATCGTGACCCAGGGGTTCTCCGCCCCGTACCGCAAGGCGTATTGGCGTTTCCTCGGCTGGGTTCTCAAGCATCACCCGAAGAAGATCGGGCGTGCTGTCGCACAGGCGGTGGTCGGCCACCACTACATCACGTACACCAGGGAGGTGGTCCTGCCGGCGCTCCAGCGGGAGATCGAGAAGCTCGACGCCGGAGACGGAGGGAGGCGGCTGGCGGCCGGCGAGACGTGA
- a CDS encoding NAD(P)-dependent alcohol dehydrogenase, with protein sequence MRAYQLERFGIENLRLAEVPEPSPGPGEILLDVRALSLNYRDLLVVRGTYNPKLPLPATPISDGAGTVAAVGPGVGRVKPGDRVVSHFIAGWIDGPYRGEYGRTTLGLPGPGLAAEHVVLPAEAVLPIPEWMSFAEAATLPIAALTAWSALVTEGRLEAGQWVLTLGTGGVSIFALQLAKAMGAKVVITSSDDGKLRRAEELGADGVINYRTTPEWDRPVCDRTGGGAHITVETAGAGTLDLSVRATRPGGTIALIGVLSGAAAPFTAVNLMMRRQRLQGIFVDSRAAFERMIRFIDEKKIRPVIDARFPFEELGAALERLAEGRHFGKIVVERG encoded by the coding sequence ATGCGTGCCTACCAGCTGGAACGCTTCGGCATCGAGAACCTCCGGCTCGCCGAGGTGCCGGAGCCCTCGCCGGGTCCGGGGGAGATCCTCCTCGACGTGCGGGCGCTGAGCCTCAACTACCGCGACCTGCTCGTGGTTCGGGGGACCTACAATCCCAAGCTACCGCTCCCGGCGACGCCGATCAGCGACGGCGCGGGCACGGTCGCCGCCGTCGGTCCCGGCGTCGGGCGCGTGAAGCCCGGGGACCGCGTCGTCTCCCACTTCATCGCCGGGTGGATCGACGGGCCGTACCGTGGAGAATACGGCCGGACGACACTCGGCCTGCCCGGCCCGGGCCTCGCCGCAGAGCATGTCGTCCTTCCGGCGGAGGCGGTTCTCCCCATCCCCGAGTGGATGAGCTTTGCCGAGGCGGCCACGCTACCGATTGCCGCGCTGACCGCCTGGAGTGCTCTCGTCACCGAGGGGCGCCTCGAGGCCGGCCAATGGGTCCTCACCCTCGGAACGGGTGGCGTCTCCATCTTCGCGCTCCAGCTCGCCAAGGCCATGGGCGCCAAGGTGGTGATCACCAGCAGCGATGACGGCAAGCTCCGAAGGGCGGAGGAGCTGGGGGCGGACGGGGTGATCAACTACCGCACGACGCCCGAGTGGGACCGTCCCGTGTGCGATCGGACAGGCGGAGGAGCTCACATCACGGTCGAGACCGCCGGCGCGGGGACTCTCGATCTCTCCGTGCGCGCGACGAGACCCGGCGGAACCATCGCCCTCATCGGGGTCCTTTCCGGTGCCGCAGCTCCGTTCACCGCGGTCAACCTCATGATGCGCCGCCAAAGACTCCAGGGGATCTTCGTCGATTCGCGGGCCGCCTTCGAGCGGATGATCCGCTTCATCGACGAGAAGAAGATCCGCCCGGTGATCGACGCGCGCTTCCCGTTCGAAGAGCTCGGTGCGGCTCTGGAACGACTCGCGGAGGGCCGCCACTTCGGCAAGATCGTCGTCGAGCGCGGCTGA